ATCGGAAACTTCCAAGGACACGCGAGAGGTGTCGGCGTGGGACTGGAGCCGCTCCACCGCCGCGATGGTGTCGGATTGGCGCAACAGGGAATCCGCAGCGGAAAGGATCGCCGAATCAGGTGAAGCCGACCCGAACAAGGCGACGAACAGGAAAATCATTTGACTGATTTTTGTCCATCCTTGTTCTTGCCTGCTTTGTTTTTGGGCTTCTGGTGGAGCGTCTGGAATTTCTTTTCCCGCGTGGCTTTGCGCTCTTCCCACCGCTCGCGGGCTTCCGGGGTGACCTTGGCCTTGTATTCGTTTTCCAGGGCCTGGACTTCCATCTGATGGCGAGCCAGCAGCTCTTGCCGCTTCTCCAGCCGTTGATCGGGCGGGAGATCCTTCATTTGCTGGATCTCGCGCGTTTCTTCCCGCTGGCGCTCCCGCACGACATGGAGCTTGCGCTCGAATTCACGCTCGGCAGGATCCGCCACGGCGATCGTATCGGAGTGGGCCGTGGCGGCGAAAGCGCCAGATCCGCAAATGAGCACCATGGTGCTCCAGAAAACCCACCCCTTGGATCGCTTCAGCATTGGATACGCTCTTTCCCTTTCATGAAACCGTTTACAAAGTCAGCAAACAACGCACCAGTCATCCATCGGAAGCAACACCTGGGAATGACCTTTTTCCAAGAAACAAAAAAGCGGAACGAAACGTTCCGCTTCCATCACGCAGCCCGAAAGCTACGGGAGATTACTTCTTCTCTTCGACCTTCTTGTCGGCCTTCTTGGCTTCGGTCTTCTTGGCTTCGCCCTTCTTGTCGGCCTTCTTGTCCAGCTTCTTGTCGCCCTTCTTGGCGGTGTCGACAGCGGGCTTGGCAGGCTCGGCGGCGGGAGCGGCGACCTTGGCGGTGGTGTCCTTCTTGGCGGTATCCACGGCGGGAGCGGCGGCGGGGGCGGGGGCGGGGGCAACGATCTTCTTGGCGGTGTCCACGGCGGCGGCGGCGGCCTTGAGGTCCTTGGGCTTGGGCATTTCCAAGGCGAAGGAGGCGACGGCGAGAGTGGCGAGGAGGAGGGCGAACTTCTTCATGAGTGATTCCTAGTGATTTGAGAGTTGTTGACGACTCTCCTGTTTCAGGAGCAAAACAAAGTTAGTAGTTGGTGGATCATTTTCTCCAAGCTTTGTATCCAGTTTCGGCTGGAAAATGTCAACTTTTTCTTCGAATTGCCGGAAAAGGCGGGCGCCTTCGGAATTCAGTCCTCTGCAGAAGCCTCGTACATCCCCAATCTGCGCAGTAAATCCCGCAACACTTTCCGGTCGATTCCCAAAATCCCCGCCGCCTGGGTCAGGTTTCCACCAGCACGCGCCATGGCAGATTCCGTTGCCCGACGTTCCGCGACCTCCCGGACTTCGGCAAGGGTCCCCATGGGAGATTCGCCCTCCTTGAGCCCCATGTGCTCCGATTGGATGCGATCCCCACCCGCTTCCAGGATCGAGCGCTGCAGGCAGTTCTCCAGCTCCCGGACATTTCCCGGCCAGCCATGACGCATCAGGGCCTTCTCCGCCGAGCGGGACAACCCGGAAAACGGCACCCCGAATTCGGCGGAGGCTTTTTGGGCGAAGACCCGTGCCAGGGGGAGGATGTCGGCCGGACGATCGCGCAGCGGCGCGATCGCGATGGTTGCCACATTGAGCCGAAACAACAGATCCTGTCGGAAGGTGCCAGTACGGACCATCTGTTCCAGGTCCCGGTGGGTCGCCGCCACGATCCGCACGTCCACCGGCCGTTCGTGCGTGGATCCGACCCGACGAATGGTTTTCTCCTGCAGCGCCCGCAATAGGGCCGCCTGCAGGTGCGGCGCCAATTCTCCGACTTCATCCAAAAAGAGCGTCCCCCCTTTGGCGGCATCGAACAGACCATCGCGGTCGGCCGAAGCCCCGGTGAAGGAGCCTTTTTCGTGGCCGAACAATTCCGCCTCCATGAGGCTTGCCGGAATCGCCGCGCAGTTGATCGCGATGAACGGCCCGTTGCGGCGGGAAGATTCGTGGATCTGGCGAGCCATGCGCTCCTTGCCGGTTCCCGTCTCGCCCAGGATCAGAACAGGAACGCTGGCAGGTGCGAATTTCCTGGCCTGGACAAGCGTTTGCAGCATCGAATCCGAAAAGGCCAGGATCCCACCGCCTTTTTCCGCGCTGCGAAACGCCTCCAACGCAGCGTGTTCTTCGGCGCGACGCCGTGCCGATCCGAAAACCAGCGCAAGCATTCCCACCAGACGCTGGAAGGCCGTGCGATCCTCCTCGGTGAACGCGGCGGCAGTCCCCTTGCGATGCAGATACAAGCATCCCAGCGGGACGGTTTCATCCGGCAACCGCAAGGTCGCGCACAGGATGGATCGAATCTGGGAGCGGGTCAGGGAGGGACCGTCCAACGGGGCGTCCCCTTCGCCGGATTCCGCCCACAGCACCGCGACCCCTCGTTCGAAAGCCGCCCGGACGGCCGATCGCGAGTAGGTTCCGCCAAGATCCTGCGGCCAGGAAGCGATCACGTTTTCGGGATCGCCGCCCTCCAGCAGCACCCCTTCGTCGGCGGCCAAGTGGATGGCGGAGAATTCCAGCAATCGAGGCAGGCATTGGGAGGGGTCCGGAGATTCCACCAGAAGCTCCACGGCTTGGAGCACGGGCTCGACCGCCCCGGCGCTGCGGCGCGCCTTGCGCAATTCCCAGGTGGAGCCGTCCGACAGGGTCAGCGCTCCGCCCTCGGGCGCGTCCTGCGGCACTCCGGGTTTCAGCGCGTGGCCATCGAGCTTGACACCCTTGCCTTGCGCTTCCAGGACCACCTTGTCCGGGAGCGACAAAATCTGCAGTTCACGAGGAGCCAGATCGGCAAGGCGCAGATCGCATCCCGCCGCCGATCCCACCAGCACGAGCTTGCGTTCCAAGGCGAAACTGCCCTTTCCCTTTTGGCTTTCCAGCGTCCATCCGGGGATCATCAGTGTTTCCTTCCCTCGCCCTTCGGGGGCGGTTTGGCGATATGCGTTGGTTTGGGGGTGCGGGGCACGCTCCACTGGGTGTCGCAGAGGATCCGTCCCATCGAATCGGAAAGCTCGACATGGTGGTTGCCCGAAGGCAGCCGCAGGAAGCCGTCGCGCGGAACGGGGCGACGGTTTCCGTCCACCAAAAGCTTCGCTCCGGCAGGGGGGGGGTCGAACACGAGCACATCCGCGATGGGAGGTTCCGCTTCGGCGTAATCGGCGATCCAGGAGGGCCTTGGATCGTCGCCCACCAGCTCGTCGGGCCGATCGGCCGGTCGCGTCCAAAGCCACCCGCCCACTGCCCCCGCGGCAACGGCGACCGAAGCGGCGGCGATCCACCAGCCTCGCCTGGACTTGCGTTCCAGCATCCGCAGCTCCGCAAGCCCTGCCAGCAAAGGCTCGGGGTTTTCCGATCGTTCGATCCGTTCGCGTTGCAACCGCCAGCCAGATGCGCCATCGCGACGACGGCGAGCGAGATCCACCCCGGAAGCCAAAAGTTTGTCGATGTAGCCGGCGACACTGGCGGAAAGCACGTTCTTGGAAAACGGAGGGTCGCCCCACTCTTTTTCCAGGAGGCGCACCCACTCGGCGGCATCGGCGGGGCGCTGGGCCGGATCCGCCGAAAGGGCCAGGGAAAGCGCCCAGGAACGCCCGCGCGCCCACCGGGACAGCTCGCCCGATGCGCAAAGCTCCCGCCAGGAATCCCGCGTATGCTCACCCGGTGGCAAGGCGCGGATCAGCCGAAGCGAAAGGACCCCCAAGGCGAAAACATCCCAACGGGGATCCGGAGCCCCCCCCTCGAATCGCTCCGGGGGCAGCACTTCCCAGGTTCCTTCCACGGAAGGCGCCAAGCTCTGGGTGGGCGAAAGCCCGAAATCCACCACAGCCACTTCGCCATGGGGTTTGGCAATCAGATTTCCCGCCGATAGATCGCCATGGATGGTTCGCGCCCCGTGGAGGCGCGCGACGGCAAGTCCCGCCTGGAGACAAAGCGCGCGCCGGTCCGTCATCGGAAGCGTATCGGGAAGGCAGTCCAAGGGGACGCCTTCCACCCAGGTCATGGCCAGCCAAGGCTCGAGCGCAGACAGGTTCTGATCAAGAAGGGCGGGTGCGACTCCCCCTCCCAGTCGCGACAAGAGCTCGCCTTCGCGGCGCAACGACTCGCCCATCGCGCGATGGGCGATCTTCAGCACCACCCAGCGACCAGGCACATCCTGCCACACCAGGAAGACCTTGGCCTGACCACCTTCCCCCAGCGGGATCGGCGTGGAGAATCCGCCGGGGAGACCGCTCACTCCTTCCACCCCAGGGAATCACGAAGCGCCCCGATGCGCTCCCGGAACCATTGGTTGGTGGCGTCCCGGCGCAGCCCCATCTGCAGGTACAGGATGGCACCTTCCGGGTCGTTTTCCGACACGGCCACCTCGGCCAGCCCCATATAGGCGGGCAGAAACCCGGAATCGGCGGCCAGGGCCCGCGAAAACCAGCGCTCGGCGTCGGTGGATTCATTCCGGGCGCGCGCGAGATTGCCCAAAAAATGCGCGGAGGGAGCATGATCCGGATCCACCTTCTGGGCCAATCGCGCGACGGCCTCCGCACGGGCCGGCCGACTGTGCGACTGCAGCCACAGGGACCCGCGATACAACGCGTCCGCTCGATCCGCACGCGTGTTCTGCGTGGAGTCCAATCGTTCCACGATGGCCAGATCGCGCGCCACCCGCAGCCAATCGTCCAAGGAATCCATCCCGAACTGCGAGCGTTCCCGCGCCCAGCCCAGACGCGCCATGGCCAATCCCAGTCGAGCCTCGGCGCTTTGGGCGTCTTCTTGGACGCATTGGTCGTAGGTCATGCTCGCGCGCGGCCAGTCCTCCAGCTGGAGGAATTCCCTCGCATGATCCAATCCGGGGTCTCGGCAGGCGGCCAGGAACACCATCAAGAAGCTGGAAATCAGCAGAAACCCACGACGCATGGTGAGATAAGATATGTTGAGCCCCGTGAATCAGGAACAGGGAGGGGCGCCTCCACTCATTTGGATCGGCGGATGGGCGTCGGATCTCCACTGCTGGGATGGGCTGTTGGCCTCGTTCTACCCGCAGTTCGAGCATCGATTCATCGATGCCCACGCGGTCTTGGCTTCCGGGCCCCGCTTGGAGCGCTTGGTGGAGGAGGCCGCCTCCGGGACCTGTCTCGTGGGGTGGTCGTTGGGGAATCTCCTCCTGGAAGGGCTTTTGCGCGAAGGACGCATTCCGGACGCCTGCCCGGTGCTGTCCGTATGCCCTTTCCTGGACTTCTGCACCGAGGAAGGCCCTTGGAAGCCGCTGGTGTTGCGGCGCATGATGCGCAGACTACAAACGGACCCCTTGGGAACACTCGAGGATTTTGGATCCCTCATGGGGCTGTCGGGTCTCGAACGCAAGGCGTGGCTGGAGCAGGCCATGGAGTTGGGCGAAGAAAGCCTGTCCCGAGGATTAGAAACCCTTCTGCACACGCGCTGGCAGGCGCCCTGGACAGACCACCCGCGACGCCTATGGGCGGTCTCGCCGGATGATCCGATTTCGCCTCGCTGCAGCACTCCCGCGGAACGGACCCGCTTGTGCCCGGACCATTCCGGCCACATCCCGTTCCTGCGCCACCCGGAAGAATTCGGCCGGATTCTCCAGGAATTGGCCACTCTGTGATGGACTGGCGTTCCCGACGTTTCGGCCGCTCGGCGGCCACCTACCACGAGGCCACCCCCGTCCAGGCCGAAATGGCATCGACCCTCGCCATGATGCTGCCGACGCAGACCAGGACGGAAAATGTCCTGGAGCTGGGATCGGGAACAGGACACCTCACCCTGGCGTTGCTGCGGCGCTTCCCGTCCGCTCGGATCCTTTCCACGGATCTCTCGGCGGCCATGTTGCACCAGGCGGAACTGCGTCTGGGTGGTGGCTCGAGCCTGCGCTGGGAGCTTCTCGACGGAAAGGCGCCTCGCCACAAGGATGCGCCTTTCGATCTGATCGCCTCCAACGCGATGGTCCAGTGGTTCCCGGACCTCCAGTCCCACCTGGCCGCCTGCCGCGCGCTGCTTGCCACGGATGGCGTGCTGGCCATCGGGTCGTTCGGCCACGACCACTTCCCCGAACTGGACGCCATCCTGCGCTCGACGGAATTCGGCTACCCCGAAGGCCCCGGGCACGACCCATCGCTTCTGCCCGGGCTCCTTTCCGCCAACGGATTCGGCACGTGGAAGGTGGAGACGTTTTCCTGGCCTCGGACCTATCCCTCCGCGGCCACCTTCCTGGCCCACCTTCGCGAAAGCGGCGCCAACCGTCCGCCCCCGGAAGGCCAAATCCTGGGCAAGCAGCGATTGAAACAGCTCCTCGCGCGCATCGAGGAACGATGCGGAACATCCGAAGGAATCGTGATCACCTGGAAGCCCTGGTTTTTGATCGCCTCCTGAAAGACCTTGGGCTCAGCGTGACAGCGAATCCAGAGCGGAAAGGACGATCCCCTCGGTGAGGACCTCCGGCAGATAACGTTCCGTCTTCCCGTCGGAAAGCACGTAGAACGGCACCCCTTGGCGACCGAACGAGGCCAAGGTGGCGCCGATGACGGAATCCCGCGCCGTCCAGTCCGCCTTCACGACACGCACGCCAATTTCTGACATCTTCTGGCGGACCGCGGCCCGATGCAGGGCGGCGCCTTCGTTGACCAGGCAGGTGGTGCACCAGTCGGCGGTGAAGTAGAGAAACCAAGGCTTGCCCGAGGCGCGCAGCTGCGGGAGCGTCGCTTCGGTGAAGCGCTCCTGGGAAGCCGAGGGCGAGGCGGCCTGGACGCGCGTTTCGATGCCCTTCCAGACTCCCCATCCCGCCGCCACCAAGGTCGCCACGAACACCAAGCGGGCGGCGATCCGCCCCGCCGGACGCACATGGCCCAACGCGAACCGGCCCAGGATCCATCCGCCGATCCCGACCACCACCCACAGCCCCGCCACCACGGCCACCGCATCCGATCCGGCCAATCGACCCACCAGCCAGGCCAACCACACCGCGCTCGCGGCCATCGCGAACCCCAGCGCCTGCTTGAGGGTCTCCATCCAGGCGCCGGGCTTGGGGACCCAGGCCAAGGCGCGCGGGAAGGCGGAGAGCAGAAGGTACGGCGCGGCCATTCCCGCACCCAACGCGAAGAAGACAAAAAGCGTCTGGGACGCGGGGAGCGTGAGGGTGTATCCCAGCGCGGTCCCCATGAACGGGGCGGTGCAGGGTGTGGCCACCAGGGTCGCGGTCACGCCCGTGAAGAACGATCCCATCCAACCTTGGCTGGGGACTTTGGAGACCTTCGAGGACACGAACGCCCCGGTTTCGAACAGGCCCCACAGGTTCATGGCGATCAGGGCCATCAACAAGGAGAGCACCGCCACCACACGGGGGGATTGCAGATGGAATCCCCAACCCAGTGTTTCCCCGCCCGATCGCAGGAACAGCAGGATTCCCGCGAGCCCCACGAAACTCAACACCACGCCCAATGCGTACAAGGCACCGTGGGCCAGGGCCTTCTTCCGATCGAATCCGCCCTTTTTGGCCAGATCCAGCACCTTCAGCGAGAGCACGGGCAGCACGCACGGCATCAGATTCAGCAACAACCCGCCGAGGAAGGCCAAAAAAAGGGCCTTCCAAAGGCCCAGTGGTGATCCCGTTTCCGCCGCCCCTGCCTTGGGCGGTGGCGAGATGGATTGAGTGTCGAGAGGCGTGGCCGGCACCAACGGCAGAAGAATCCGCACGGCCCCGTGGCCTTTCCACGGAGTGCTCGGCATCAGGATGCCGCGCAGGGTGTCCGGACGACGATGCTCGAAGGCATCGCGTTTGATCAAGAGGCGGAACGCGCCCGGAACGGTTTCAAGTTTTTGGCCTGCCGGGTTGTCCACCACGGCCTGCTGCAGCGGCAAAAACCGGAGTTTGGCCGGAGCGGATTCCCCCGAGGCCTTTCCCGAGATCACGATCGCGCTGTCGGTGTAGGCCGCGCGCAGCGCCCAACCCTCCAGCGTTTGCGCCATGTTCTGGCGCGAGGCGGCGAAGAGCGCTTCCCAGCGCGGGTCCAAGCCGCCGGCAGCGGCCGCCACAGGAAGCTCCAGGTCCAGCTCGGCCTTGCCGGGAACGCAGATTTCCTTGCATTCGAGCCATTTGGCCGAGCCCGACAGCCGGATCTTGCCCGAAGCCGAAGCGGCGATCTGGACAGAAAACGGCAGCACGGTGGTCTTGTGGTACCCGTAGGTCATCAGCGGCTCCACCGGGATGGTGTCGGGAAGCGGCCACTGCAGGGAATCCACCGAAGCCACACCGGTGAGCGTCTTCCAAGCGATCGATGGGGGCACCCCCGCATCGCCCGGGTTGACCCAGTAGAAATGCCAGCCCGGCTCCGGCTCCAATCGCAGCCCCATGGACAATGGCTTTCCCGGCTGGGCGGAAACGGGCTCGGCCACCAAGGAGGCCTTCACATGGGGAGTCCCGGCGGCGCCGAGAAGGAACAAAAGGATCGTTTCAAGCATAGATGCATGGAATCTACCTACCTGCCGCGCAAGCGGCCCGCCCGCCAACACCGTTCGGTCTATCTTGGACGAATGCGTGTTTTGATCCTCACCTCCGTCTACCCTCGCCACCACGGCGATTCCGAAGTGCCCTGGATGCGCGAATCCGTTCGCCGCCTGGTCCAATCCGGTGTGGAAGTGGAAATCCTCGCGCCGTCCTGGAAAGGCTTGGCCAGCCATGAAATCGACGGAGTCCGTGTGCACCGGTTCCGCTACGCCAACGCCACTTCGGAATTTCTCACCCACGACGAAGGCGCCGCCACCAAGACCAAAAGCAAGCCTTGGCTCCAATTGCTCGGCGTTCCGTACATCTTGTCCGGATTCGTCGCGTGCTGGAAGCTCAGCCAACCAGGAAGGTTCGATGTCATCCACTGCCATTGGCCGTTCCCCCATGGCCTGATCGCCCAAGCCGGCCGATGGCGCGCCAAGCTCCCCTTGGTGCTCAATTTCCACGGTGCGGAGCTTTTGCTGATGCGCCGCAAGAGGTGGATCAAGCCCATCCTGCATTGGCTGTTGGGCCAATCCCAAGCGGTCCTCTGCAACAGTTCGTTCACGCGAGGTCGGATCCGCGCGGTGCGGGAAGTGGCCGTGGAGCTCTCCCCCTACGGAACCACCTTGCCGGACTCGGAGCGCCCTGCCCGCGCCCAGCGCCAAGCCCAAGATCCTTTCGAGATCCTGTTCGTGGGCCGACACATCGAACGCAAGGGAATCGAGCACCTGATCGATGCGATGGCCTTCCTGCCTGGAGATCGCTTCCGATTGACCATCGTGGGGCATGGCGACCGCACCGATGCGCTGAAGGCCCGCGCCGCGGCCACGCAAGACCCTCGCATTCGCTTCACCGGCAAACTTTCCACCGAAGATCTCGCCAACGCCTACGCCCAGGCCAGTGTGTTCGTGCTGCCCGCCGTGATCGATTCCAAAGGCGATACCGAAGGGCTGGGGGTGGTCCTGATCGAGGCTGCGGAAATGGGCCTCCCGCTAGTGGGCTCCGATGTGGGCGGTATTCCCGACGTGGTGGTCCAGGGCGAATCGGGCTTGCTCGCCACCCCAGGCGACCCCAAGTCTCTGGCATCGCATCTCCTGGCCCTGGCCGACTCCCCCGAGCTGGCTCGCCAACTGGTGGAGGGTGCCCGCTCCAGGACCCGCCGGATGTTTTCCTGGGATGTCGTGATCCCCCACCAGCTGGGCATCTACGAGAAGGTGGCTTCGAAGCGATAGGCGGCCTCAAGGCGAACCTCTCGCCAGGATCGTCCTGGAAGTGCGATAATGGCGCCGTATGGATCTCGTACCCGTCGATCGGGAAGATGTCGCTCCCGGGAAGAGCCTGGACAGCGACATCGTCGATTCCCTGGGCCGCATGCTGCTGCCAAGAGGCACGCCGATCACCGACGCTGC
This DNA window, taken from Fibrobacterota bacterium, encodes the following:
- a CDS encoding sigma 54-interacting transcriptional regulator is translated as MIPGWTLESQKGKGSFALERKLVLVGSAAGCDLRLADLAPRELQILSLPDKVVLEAQGKGVKLDGHALKPGVPQDAPEGGALTLSDGSTWELRKARRSAGAVEPVLQAVELLVESPDPSQCLPRLLEFSAIHLAADEGVLLEGGDPENVIASWPQDLGGTYSRSAVRAAFERGVAVLWAESGEGDAPLDGPSLTRSQIRSILCATLRLPDETVPLGCLYLHRKGTAAAFTEEDRTAFQRLVGMLALVFGSARRRAEEHAALEAFRSAEKGGGILAFSDSMLQTLVQARKFAPASVPVLILGETGTGKERMARQIHESSRRNGPFIAINCAAIPASLMEAELFGHEKGSFTGASADRDGLFDAAKGGTLFLDEVGELAPHLQAALLRALQEKTIRRVGSTHERPVDVRIVAATHRDLEQMVRTGTFRQDLLFRLNVATIAIAPLRDRPADILPLARVFAQKASAEFGVPFSGLSRSAEKALMRHGWPGNVRELENCLQRSILEAGGDRIQSEHMGLKEGESPMGTLAEVREVAERRATESAMARAGGNLTQAAGILGIDRKVLRDLLRRLGMYEASAED
- a CDS encoding phosphotransferase gives rise to the protein MSGLPGGFSTPIPLGEGGQAKVFLVWQDVPGRWVVLKIAHRAMGESLRREGELLSRLGGGVAPALLDQNLSALEPWLAMTWVEGVPLDCLPDTLPMTDRRALCLQAGLAVARLHGARTIHGDLSAGNLIAKPHGEVAVVDFGLSPTQSLAPSVEGTWEVLPPERFEGGAPDPRWDVFALGVLSLRLIRALPPGEHTRDSWRELCASGELSRWARGRSWALSLALSADPAQRPADAAEWVRLLEKEWGDPPFSKNVLSASVAGYIDKLLASGVDLARRRRDGASGWRLQRERIERSENPEPLLAGLAELRMLERKSRRGWWIAAASVAVAAGAVGGWLWTRPADRPDELVGDDPRPSWIADYAEAEPPIADVLVFDPPPAGAKLLVDGNRRPVPRDGFLRLPSGNHHVELSDSMGRILCDTQWSVPRTPKPTHIAKPPPKGEGRKH
- a CDS encoding tetratricopeptide repeat protein produces the protein MRRGFLLISSFLMVFLAACRDPGLDHAREFLQLEDWPRASMTYDQCVQEDAQSAEARLGLAMARLGWARERSQFGMDSLDDWLRVARDLAIVERLDSTQNTRADRADALYRGSLWLQSHSRPARAEAVARLAQKVDPDHAPSAHFLGNLARARNESTDAERWFSRALAADSGFLPAYMGLAEVAVSENDPEGAILYLQMGLRRDATNQWFRERIGALRDSLGWKE
- a CDS encoding methyltransferase; the protein is MDWRSRRFGRSAATYHEATPVQAEMASTLAMMLPTQTRTENVLELGSGTGHLTLALLRRFPSARILSTDLSAAMLHQAELRLGGGSSLRWELLDGKAPRHKDAPFDLIASNAMVQWFPDLQSHLAACRALLATDGVLAIGSFGHDHFPELDAILRSTEFGYPEGPGHDPSLLPGLLSANGFGTWKVETFSWPRTYPSAATFLAHLRESGANRPPPEGQILGKQRLKQLLARIEERCGTSEGIVITWKPWFLIAS
- a CDS encoding thioredoxin family protein produces the protein MLETILLFLLGAAGTPHVKASLVAEPVSAQPGKPLSMGLRLEPEPGWHFYWVNPGDAGVPPSIAWKTLTGVASVDSLQWPLPDTIPVEPLMTYGYHKTTVLPFSVQIAASASGKIRLSGSAKWLECKEICVPGKAELDLELPVAAAAGGLDPRWEALFAASRQNMAQTLEGWALRAAYTDSAIVISGKASGESAPAKLRFLPLQQAVVDNPAGQKLETVPGAFRLLIKRDAFEHRRPDTLRGILMPSTPWKGHGAVRILLPLVPATPLDTQSISPPPKAGAAETGSPLGLWKALFLAFLGGLLLNLMPCVLPVLSLKVLDLAKKGGFDRKKALAHGALYALGVVLSFVGLAGILLFLRSGGETLGWGFHLQSPRVVAVLSLLMALIAMNLWGLFETGAFVSSKVSKVPSQGWMGSFFTGVTATLVATPCTAPFMGTALGYTLTLPASQTLFVFFALGAGMAAPYLLLSAFPRALAWVPKPGAWMETLKQALGFAMAASAVWLAWLVGRLAGSDAVAVVAGLWVVVGIGGWILGRFALGHVRPAGRIAARLVFVATLVAAGWGVWKGIETRVQAASPSASQERFTEATLPQLRASGKPWFLYFTADWCTTCLVNEGAALHRAAVRQKMSEIGVRVVKADWTARDSVIGATLASFGRQGVPFYVLSDGKTERYLPEVLTEGIVLSALDSLSR
- a CDS encoding glycosyltransferase family 4 protein, which encodes MRVLILTSVYPRHHGDSEVPWMRESVRRLVQSGVEVEILAPSWKGLASHEIDGVRVHRFRYANATSEFLTHDEGAATKTKSKPWLQLLGVPYILSGFVACWKLSQPGRFDVIHCHWPFPHGLIAQAGRWRAKLPLVLNFHGAELLLMRRKRWIKPILHWLLGQSQAVLCNSSFTRGRIRAVREVAVELSPYGTTLPDSERPARAQRQAQDPFEILFVGRHIERKGIEHLIDAMAFLPGDRFRLTIVGHGDRTDALKARAAATQDPRIRFTGKLSTEDLANAYAQASVFVLPAVIDSKGDTEGLGVVLIEAAEMGLPLVGSDVGGIPDVVVQGESGLLATPGDPKSLASHLLALADSPELARQLVEGARSRTRRMFSWDVVIPHQLGIYEKVASKR